The following are encoded together in the Chlorocebus sabaeus isolate Y175 chromosome 12, mChlSab1.0.hap1, whole genome shotgun sequence genome:
- the TMEM252 gene encoding transmembrane protein 252 — translation MQNRTGLVLCALALLMGFLMVCLGAFFISWDSIFNCQGSLIAAYLLLPLGFVILLSGIFWSNYSQVTERKGVLRHVLGQHLAHGALPLATVDRPDFYPPAYEESLEVEKQNCPAEREASGIPPPLYTETGLEFQDGNDSHPEAPPSYRESIAGLVVTATLEDAQRQGQEC, via the exons ATGCAGAACAGAACTGGCCTCGTTCTCTGTGCTCTTGCCCTCCTGATGGGTTTCCTGATGGTCTGCCTGGGGGCCTTCTTCATTTCCTGGGACTCCATATTCAACTGTCAGGGGAGCCTGATTGCGGCCTATTTGCTTCTGCCTCTGGGGTTTGTGATCCTTCTGAGTGGAATTTTCTGGAGCAACTACAGCCAGGTGACTGAACGCAAAGGAGTGTTGAGGCATGTGCTTGGACAACACCTTGCTCATGGGGCCCTGCCCCTGGCCACAGTGGACAG GCCAGACTTTTACCCTCCAGCTTATGAAGAGAGCCTTGAGGTGGAAAAGCAGAACTGTCCTGCAGAGAGAGAGGCCTCTGGCATTCCTCCACCTCTATATACAGAGACGGGCCTGGAATTCCAGGATGGAAATGACTCTCACCCAGAGGCCCCACCATCTTATAGAGAGTCCATAGCCGGCCTGGTGGTGACAGCAACCTTAGAGGATGCCCAGAGGCAAGGCCAAGAGTGCTGA